One Thermosphaera aggregans DNA segment encodes these proteins:
- the proS gene encoding proline--tRNA ligase, with product MALLEKQGPIGVDKYADFPEWYHKVLKEAKIVDIRYPVKGMNVWMPYGLKALRLTQRILIQLLEETGHEEAYFPTMIPESVFSREKDFLEGFGGETFVVEGTVTKRFEERLFVRPTSETVMYYMWNMWIKGRKDLPVKMYQIVNVFRYETKMTHPILRVREIMGFIEAHTAHATMEEAEAQIKEALSIYKKFFDALQLPYFIVKTPPWDTFAGAEYNYDFITVMPDGKGLELGSVINLGQRFSQAFDIKFMDSDGNEKYVFQTCYGVSERTLGAVIGIHGDEKGLFFPPEIAPIQVVIVPIMRGVEQEVLDYASRVEKLLKNLGIRVHVDTDLEHTPGWKYYYWEMLGVPTRIEVGRREASTLTATIARRDGGPKTIVKIDELYNALKTMWEGINSYLREKGLKHLEKMVVKPPLGEGLESVKGLIVAPWDGSRECAEELEKNTGKQLLGEIVESPIPLSNPSEHATCRGGRADRFALLGVTY from the coding sequence GTGGCGCTGTTGGAGAAGCAGGGTCCAATAGGAGTTGACAAGTACGCGGATTTCCCTGAATGGTATCACAAAGTATTGAAGGAGGCTAAGATAGTTGACATAAGATACCCTGTTAAAGGAATGAACGTGTGGATGCCCTACGGGCTCAAGGCTTTGAGGCTTACTCAGAGAATCCTGATTCAATTGCTAGAGGAAACCGGGCATGAAGAAGCATATTTTCCAACTATGATACCTGAGAGTGTTTTCAGCAGGGAGAAGGATTTTCTTGAAGGCTTCGGAGGCGAGACTTTTGTAGTAGAGGGAACAGTGACTAAGCGCTTCGAAGAGAGATTGTTTGTGAGACCCACTAGTGAAACAGTCATGTACTACATGTGGAACATGTGGATAAAGGGGAGAAAGGATCTCCCTGTGAAAATGTACCAGATAGTTAACGTGTTCCGTTATGAAACCAAGATGACACACCCTATTCTAAGGGTCAGGGAGATAATGGGTTTCATAGAAGCACACACTGCTCACGCAACCATGGAGGAGGCTGAGGCTCAGATAAAGGAGGCATTAAGCATTTACAAGAAATTCTTCGACGCTCTACAACTCCCGTACTTCATTGTTAAAACCCCGCCATGGGATACCTTTGCAGGAGCGGAGTACAACTACGACTTCATAACCGTTATGCCGGATGGCAAGGGCTTGGAGCTTGGTAGCGTTATAAATCTTGGACAGAGGTTCTCACAAGCTTTCGACATAAAGTTCATGGATTCCGATGGCAACGAGAAATATGTTTTCCAAACCTGCTACGGTGTCAGCGAGAGGACGCTGGGAGCGGTAATAGGGATCCACGGGGATGAGAAAGGATTGTTCTTCCCTCCCGAGATTGCGCCCATCCAGGTAGTAATAGTCCCGATAATGAGGGGTGTTGAGCAAGAAGTACTGGATTATGCCAGCAGGGTGGAGAAGCTTCTGAAAAACCTTGGGATAAGAGTACATGTTGACACGGATTTAGAGCACACGCCCGGCTGGAAATACTACTACTGGGAGATGCTCGGGGTTCCAACAAGGATAGAGGTTGGGAGGAGAGAGGCTTCAACGCTTACCGCTACCATTGCCAGGAGAGATGGAGGGCCCAAGACCATTGTAAAGATTGACGAGCTCTATAACGCGTTGAAAACCATGTGGGAGGGAATCAATAGCTACCTCAGGGAGAAAGGCTTGAAACATCTTGAGAAAATGGTGGTTAAGCCTCCTCTAGGGGAAGGGCTCGAAAGCGTAAAGGGACTCATAGTAGCCCCTTGGGATGGTTCAAGGGAGTGTGCCGAGGAGTTGGAGAAGAACACTGGGAAGCAACTGCTGGGCGAGATAGTTGAATCCCCCATACCCTTGAGCAATCCCTCAGAACACGCTACATGCCGTGGTGGAAGAGCGGATAGGTTTGCCCTCCTGGGAGTTACCTACTAA
- a CDS encoding M28 family peptidase: protein MSEVIAGSRSESKIIRVLRNQLSEHVDWIDVLKTPVKTWIPEECSITIGNTGFKCIPIPYSLKSETEGYLSFEKDLQCGVGDIVLMKYPENYYSTSIRVHEAFRRGASAVILYEEDEALTRKTVVTDPPYPSNTPGNPPPIPVVTVDHEAYRALKDMVKNTSKLKATVRVVTVLKDSIGYTLVAGVNGSRDGEIHVATHHDHWFEGEGDSVAGLKTLVGLAKQLRKVENKAHVVLISFTAKELGSPYISPYPWSWGSRYFLQVMRNKGFLENTLYSVVIDSVHAATPTVYYHPSLYKVFAESLKPGWSAVPGGNHYSLDSLSYLLEGIPSMAITTLNNEYSWRIHYSSLDNRVNVNSDLIAADLAEFLVKTILSSSPEKIDARGLWDHVSRDWFPLEFKAIVAKARQAESVIGSQSVLRIATETFSDCASLRINDRAVFHGGLLSPLLLIQEAGSEIERIIGWKEFSISLQLCSGRFYSFSFTKINKEFVKETLSKVVDDIVSSLSVEFSRKHTFKVLTTFDRIQGGAVGEAGSNRS, encoded by the coding sequence TTGAGCGAGGTCATAGCAGGATCCAGGTCGGAGTCAAAGATTATACGGGTTTTAAGGAACCAGCTCTCTGAGCACGTGGACTGGATTGATGTCTTGAAAACACCGGTGAAGACGTGGATTCCTGAGGAGTGCTCCATAACCATCGGCAACACGGGTTTCAAATGCATTCCCATACCGTATTCTTTGAAGAGTGAAACAGAAGGATACTTATCATTTGAAAAAGACCTCCAGTGCGGAGTCGGCGACATTGTTTTAATGAAATACCCTGAAAACTACTACTCGACAAGCATTCGCGTCCATGAAGCATTCCGGAGAGGAGCGTCAGCGGTAATTCTCTACGAGGAAGACGAAGCCCTCACCAGGAAAACAGTCGTAACAGACCCTCCGTACCCGTCCAACACTCCTGGGAATCCCCCGCCAATACCTGTCGTAACCGTAGACCATGAGGCTTACAGAGCATTAAAAGACATGGTGAAAAACACCAGCAAGTTGAAGGCAACGGTTAGAGTGGTAACAGTTCTTAAGGATTCGATAGGCTACACGTTGGTCGCAGGGGTTAACGGCTCCAGAGATGGCGAAATCCATGTTGCAACGCATCATGACCACTGGTTCGAGGGGGAGGGAGACAGCGTTGCCGGGTTGAAAACCCTTGTAGGCCTGGCGAAACAGCTGAGAAAAGTTGAAAACAAAGCACACGTTGTCCTGATTTCCTTCACTGCGAAAGAATTAGGGTCTCCCTATATTTCTCCATACCCTTGGTCATGGGGCTCTAGGTACTTCTTACAAGTGATGAGGAATAAGGGTTTTTTGGAGAACACGCTGTACTCGGTAGTGATAGATTCAGTCCACGCTGCCACTCCAACAGTGTACTACCATCCTTCATTGTACAAGGTTTTTGCGGAATCGCTGAAGCCCGGCTGGAGCGCTGTCCCAGGCGGTAATCACTACTCGCTTGACAGTCTAAGCTACCTCCTTGAGGGAATACCTTCAATGGCTATTACCACATTGAATAATGAGTACTCGTGGAGGATTCACTACTCGAGTTTAGACAACCGGGTCAACGTGAACTCTGATTTAATAGCCGCGGATCTGGCCGAGTTCCTGGTTAAAACAATATTGTCGAGTAGTCCTGAAAAAATTGATGCTAGAGGTCTGTGGGATCACGTCTCACGCGACTGGTTCCCCTTGGAGTTTAAAGCAATCGTGGCTAAGGCGAGGCAGGCTGAAAGCGTCATAGGCTCGCAAAGTGTTTTAAGAATCGCTACTGAAACGTTCAGCGACTGTGCTTCACTGAGAATTAATGATCGCGCAGTCTTCCATGGTGGGTTGCTAAGCCCTTTACTATTAATCCAGGAAGCTGGAAGCGAGATTGAAAGGATCATAGGCTGGAAGGAGTTTTCCATTAGCCTCCAGCTGTGCAGCGGCAGGTTCTACAGCTTCTCATTCACTAAAATTAATAAGGAATTCGTGAAGGAAACACTGAGCAAAGTGGTTGACGACATTGTAAGTTCGCTAAGCGTTGAGTTCAGCCGTAAGCATACTTTTAAAGTATTGACCACATTTGATCGGATACAAGGTGGCGCTGTTGGAGAAGCAGGGTCCAATAGGAGTTGA
- the xerA gene encoding site-specific tyrosine recombinase/integron integrase: protein MPAKIDVGKAPREILELSNQEILQEFIMLLESTGASKDTVKAYQSAISDFLDFIRDKPLKEVTLRDVLAWRNERLRSGFPRKKTVDKAKWQATLHYYTLFLKRFFEWLGLQLSVPGVKKPSSKITALTDEEVGKLFNAARNPLDKLILRLLLDTGLRSREVLSIRVGDIDFNSKTIRVVEGKYGKERYVTASNETFKLIEAWVRLNNLGRDDRLINLTYGGLYKKLKRLAARAGIPPEKIRPHVLRHTFATRALRLGISLPSLQRLLGHTDIRTTQVYLHLTIDDIKKEYREKFENNVSREVKETLLCSSCGRSIPSDALFCPYCGRQVSKTGENLALA from the coding sequence GTGCCGGCTAAGATAGACGTTGGGAAGGCTCCTAGGGAAATACTTGAGCTGAGCAACCAGGAGATCTTGCAGGAGTTCATAATGCTTTTAGAGTCGACGGGAGCGTCTAAGGATACTGTTAAAGCTTATCAATCCGCCATCAGCGACTTCCTCGACTTCATCAGGGATAAGCCGTTGAAAGAGGTCACGTTGAGAGATGTGCTCGCATGGAGGAATGAAAGGCTTAGGTCAGGCTTTCCTCGGAAGAAGACAGTCGACAAGGCTAAGTGGCAGGCAACACTACACTACTACACACTGTTTCTTAAAAGGTTTTTCGAATGGCTAGGCCTTCAGCTCAGCGTGCCGGGGGTTAAGAAGCCTTCTTCTAAAATAACTGCTCTAACCGATGAGGAAGTGGGTAAGCTGTTCAACGCTGCTAGAAACCCGCTTGACAAGCTCATTCTACGATTACTGCTGGATACTGGTTTAAGGAGCAGGGAGGTTTTAAGCATCAGGGTTGGCGACATAGACTTCAACAGTAAAACCATTAGAGTCGTCGAGGGCAAGTATGGCAAGGAAAGGTATGTTACAGCTTCCAACGAGACCTTCAAGCTTATCGAGGCCTGGGTGAGGCTGAACAATCTAGGGAGGGATGACAGGCTGATCAACCTGACCTACGGCGGCCTCTACAAGAAGCTTAAAAGGTTGGCGGCGAGAGCGGGCATTCCCCCGGAGAAGATAAGGCCCCATGTTCTCAGGCACACTTTCGCAACAAGGGCTTTAAGGCTTGGCATAAGCCTTCCCTCTCTACAGAGGTTGCTAGGGCATACCGACATTAGGACCACGCAGGTTTACCTCCATTTAACAATAGACGATATCAAGAAGGAGTACAGGGAGAAGTTCGAGAACAATGTTTCACGCGAGGTTAAGGAAACCTTACTATGCAGTAGTTGTGGACGCAGTATTCCCAGCGATGCCTTATTCTGCCCATACTGTGGGAGACAGGTTTCGAAAACTGGTGAAAACCTAGCCCTCGCTTAA
- a CDS encoding DHHA1 domain-containing protein, translating into MSSWVVLAHGDGDGVVSGALACAYIKTMGSACNVFFTHPVGIVEDLKSFTKQVDNIVVLDIAVDELYKDELLGVLKTRAESGKVLYIDHHPLPEGFNALGDGVEFIHDPCCSASELSYRYFSGKGLDPEYGRVALYGAISDYLDETAWVRSELLKWDRRGIYLEAGIITQGLEGSRRDHEFKRKVVAHLSGNKLPSTLPDLVSRALHQAVVDEELRLWVKANVNVYGDISYVIDPRGSLGRAANYAMVYGGTLVGVAAESRGDIYVLSLRSRGGVDLNKVLRELSRRLNIHGGGHPYAAGARVKKDVFKQFLDELAVCIQQEHSKQPEMLSPR; encoded by the coding sequence TTGAGTAGCTGGGTTGTCTTGGCGCACGGTGACGGGGACGGGGTCGTCTCCGGCGCCCTGGCATGTGCCTACATTAAAACCATGGGCTCAGCTTGCAACGTGTTCTTCACACACCCTGTTGGGATCGTGGAGGACTTGAAATCGTTCACGAAGCAGGTAGACAACATAGTAGTGTTGGATATCGCCGTTGACGAGCTCTACAAGGATGAGCTGTTAGGGGTTTTGAAGACTCGTGCTGAAAGTGGAAAAGTACTGTATATAGACCACCACCCTCTCCCGGAAGGCTTCAACGCCCTAGGCGATGGAGTAGAGTTTATCCACGACCCATGCTGCTCGGCGTCAGAGCTCTCTTACAGGTATTTCAGTGGGAAAGGGCTGGATCCCGAGTACGGCAGGGTAGCGTTATACGGGGCTATCAGCGACTACCTTGACGAAACCGCCTGGGTTAGGAGCGAGCTCCTTAAATGGGATAGAAGGGGGATTTATCTGGAGGCTGGAATTATTACCCAGGGGCTCGAAGGCTCGAGACGTGATCACGAGTTTAAGAGGAAAGTAGTTGCTCATCTCAGCGGGAACAAGCTACCCAGCACGCTCCCAGACCTTGTCTCCAGGGCTCTCCACCAGGCTGTTGTAGACGAGGAGCTGAGGCTGTGGGTTAAAGCAAACGTGAACGTATATGGAGATATCTCCTATGTGATAGATCCGAGGGGAAGCCTCGGCCGGGCTGCCAACTACGCAATGGTTTACGGGGGCACTCTTGTCGGTGTAGCCGCTGAGTCTAGGGGTGACATTTATGTTTTAAGCTTGAGAAGCCGTGGAGGCGTCGACTTAAACAAGGTGTTGAGAGAGTTGAGCAGGAGGCTTAACATTCACGGTGGAGGACACCCTTATGCGGCAGGGGCCAGGGTGAAAAAAGATGTTTTCAAGCAATTCCTAGACGAGCTTGCCGTTTGCATTCAGCAAGAGCATTCTAAACAGCCAGAGATGCTTTCTCCGCGATAA
- a CDS encoding DUF2258 domain-containing protein, with the protein MTEPITTRPALMELNTGIVIAGAYADKVRRTLFAQLKDLMKNNKDFAREIARASAELNRILYHILVESIRVEKGDAVRIRVRYSVDKDSNRIVFDYNTLSLEVFKRVNDEEVSSTIRKVLDAKLEEVKKQYATLPSREEAEKILRGEVPEPGKPLVSEIQEDVLKSVKSIDLLGETITGGYLFKIKGHEDQSIGILTLEPSDRGVLIDALILSNGKGFRYLKTSEASKEVLAENPDLILKELQEVRPAELGAKEAEQLIAEKASLAV; encoded by the coding sequence TTGACCGAGCCAATAACTACGAGACCAGCCTTAATGGAGCTTAACACGGGAATAGTGATAGCTGGAGCATACGCTGACAAGGTCAGAAGGACATTGTTCGCGCAATTGAAAGATTTGATGAAAAACAATAAAGATTTCGCGAGAGAAATAGCGAGAGCGTCAGCGGAGTTGAACAGAATTCTCTACCACATACTGGTTGAATCAATCAGAGTTGAGAAGGGCGATGCCGTGAGAATAAGGGTTAGGTACAGCGTTGACAAGGATTCCAACAGGATAGTGTTCGACTATAACACCCTTAGCCTAGAGGTTTTCAAAAGAGTTAACGATGAGGAGGTATCCTCCACTATTAGGAAAGTCCTAGATGCGAAGCTTGAAGAGGTTAAGAAGCAGTACGCTACACTCCCGAGCAGGGAGGAGGCTGAGAAGATATTGAGAGGAGAAGTGCCGGAACCGGGAAAGCCGTTGGTTTCTGAGATCCAGGAAGATGTTTTGAAAAGCGTTAAGAGCATTGACTTGCTAGGTGAAACTATAACGGGAGGATACTTATTCAAGATCAAGGGGCATGAGGACCAGTCTATTGGGATACTGACCCTGGAGCCGAGCGATAGGGGTGTTTTAATCGATGCGTTAATATTGAGCAATGGCAAGGGATTCAGGTACTTGAAGACCTCTGAGGCGAGTAAGGAGGTATTGGCTGAAAACCCGGATTTAATCCTTAAAGAACTCCAAGAGGTTAGACCAGCGGAGCTTGGGGCGAAGGAGGCTGAGCAACTTATCGCGGAGAAAGCATCTCTGGCTGTTTAG
- a CDS encoding SIS domain-containing protein, whose amino-acid sequence MEEMYVEWSRQARSALEKPVPVRFNRGIRSVIVAGMGGSGIVGDVLSTLSSNYSSLPVITVKNHILPGFASREDLLLVVSYSGNTVETLRVFDSALERNIPMVAVSSGGLLKTRAYEHGIPHIQLPEGLAPRASLPSMLYGVLKLLYENNLLNIPFKIVEESVDFLEEKTGEAMAEAGLIAEWVHRSKGLLVISTHSPLESLGLRGKNEFNENAKIPVKVDVAPEWMHNDIVGYEEPFFKDFTVLEVVDPGDRVGVMLVDFMRTIYGRVTKSFHRLVLEGGSLLDKILYGSMVFGLSSCKLARMRGIDPLKTASIQEYKKAAGAIFSA is encoded by the coding sequence ATGGAGGAAATGTACGTTGAGTGGAGCCGTCAGGCAAGGAGTGCTCTTGAAAAACCCGTGCCGGTGAGGTTTAACAGAGGAATCAGGTCGGTGATCGTAGCCGGCATGGGGGGAAGCGGTATTGTAGGGGACGTATTGTCAACGCTTTCATCAAATTACTCCTCACTACCTGTGATAACTGTTAAAAACCACATCCTCCCCGGCTTTGCGAGCCGTGAAGACTTGTTGCTCGTTGTAAGCTACAGCGGTAACACTGTTGAAACATTAAGAGTCTTCGACTCCGCATTAGAGAGGAATATCCCCATGGTGGCTGTTTCAAGCGGCGGGTTGTTGAAGACCAGGGCTTACGAGCACGGCATCCCCCATATTCAGCTACCGGAGGGGTTGGCGCCGCGGGCAAGCCTCCCGTCGATGCTTTACGGGGTTTTGAAACTGCTTTACGAGAACAACTTGTTAAACATTCCTTTCAAAATAGTCGAGGAGAGCGTGGACTTCCTCGAGGAGAAGACGGGTGAGGCTATGGCTGAGGCGGGATTGATTGCTGAATGGGTTCACAGGTCTAAAGGACTGCTGGTTATTTCAACCCACTCCCCGCTGGAATCGCTCGGGCTGAGAGGGAAGAACGAGTTTAACGAGAACGCTAAGATACCTGTCAAGGTCGATGTTGCTCCTGAATGGATGCATAACGACATAGTGGGTTACGAGGAGCCTTTCTTCAAAGACTTCACAGTTCTCGAGGTCGTGGACCCGGGTGATAGGGTTGGCGTGATGCTTGTAGACTTCATGAGAACAATATACGGGAGGGTTACGAAGAGTTTTCACAGGCTGGTTCTAGAGGGGGGTAGCCTGCTGGACAAGATACTGTACGGGTCCATGGTCTTCGGACTATCCAGCTGCAAGCTTGCCAGGATGAGGGGAATAGACCCCTTGAAAACAGCCAGTATTCAAGAATATAAGAAAGCGGCTGGAGCAATATTCAGTGCCTGA
- a CDS encoding phosphatase PAP2 family protein, with protein MLAVAVALNNKELWIAWSLLGDEKFYLIAGIILFFTMRKGMGISVAAAVLFSGSLNIALKYSLNLPRPPQEYWRAEASGPGFPSGHSQVSTSFWTSITLQVRSKGLAVFSAIAVAGVSLSRVFLMVHYPLDVVGGVFVGLLCGLFSVKGLGVKTVKPWLQPLALAVLASSINLVNGWEVLASQALLGLALSLIIGNRAVDRSMRMLDSLSLPERIAMGLGVSLIAFLTYSFSALIPYGVLAGFFLLGLLMAYTPTLYAGFKKIL; from the coding sequence ATGCTAGCTGTTGCAGTAGCCTTAAACAATAAGGAACTGTGGATAGCGTGGAGCCTTCTAGGAGATGAGAAGTTCTACTTGATCGCGGGAATCATCCTGTTCTTCACTATGAGGAAAGGAATGGGAATTAGTGTTGCCGCTGCAGTATTATTCTCAGGATCTCTTAACATTGCTCTCAAGTATTCTCTAAACCTGCCGCGTCCTCCCCAGGAGTACTGGAGAGCTGAAGCCTCCGGGCCCGGATTCCCCAGCGGCCACTCACAGGTTTCAACATCGTTCTGGACATCGATAACTCTCCAGGTGAGGAGCAAGGGGCTCGCAGTCTTCTCAGCAATAGCTGTAGCGGGTGTTTCACTTAGCAGGGTGTTCCTCATGGTGCACTATCCTTTAGACGTGGTCGGCGGGGTATTCGTCGGGCTCTTGTGCGGGTTGTTCTCGGTTAAGGGATTAGGGGTTAAAACCGTGAAACCCTGGCTTCAACCCCTCGCCCTAGCCGTGCTAGCTAGTTCTATAAACCTTGTGAACGGGTGGGAGGTTTTAGCAAGCCAGGCGCTACTGGGGCTGGCGCTCTCTCTAATCATTGGCAACCGCGCCGTCGACCGCTCCATGAGGATGCTGGACTCTTTGAGCCTCCCGGAGAGGATTGCAATGGGGTTAGGGGTTTCACTCATCGCGTTCCTCACGTATAGCTTCTCAGCACTAATACCTTACGGGGTTTTAGCAGGGTTTTTCCTGCTGGGATTGCTCATGGCTTACACTCCTACATTATACGCGGGTTTCAAAAAGATATTGTAA
- a CDS encoding geranylgeranylglycerol-phosphate geranylgeranyltransferase: protein MAENYFKMIRPLNSFMSGLGVVFSLLVFNSYRLNQQVLLLAVIGFTTGFTATAASMLVNDIVDIEVDRVNKPWKPLPSGRASVKAAWILTVVFSAVSVAVNIIAGPSLVVVTAAYLAIGLLYNFMRKHWWSQFMVSASTTGPIVYGYVASGLPREALGFTILFTLTIFIVNTGREVLKAVQDVEGDKALGYETIPLKIGVPASIKILKACSVTGPLTGVLAGVLGGASILYLALILAAGYLYSSSLLKTCMNPGDKQALEKSRRTTLRAMLLGLVAFWASRIGFTISF from the coding sequence ATGGCTGAAAACTATTTCAAGATGATAAGGCCTTTAAACTCTTTCATGAGCGGGCTTGGAGTAGTCTTCTCACTCCTCGTGTTCAACTCCTACAGGCTTAACCAGCAGGTGTTGCTGCTAGCGGTAATAGGGTTTACAACAGGCTTCACAGCCACAGCAGCTAGCATGCTGGTCAACGATATCGTCGATATCGAGGTGGACAGGGTTAACAAGCCCTGGAAACCCTTGCCCAGCGGTCGGGCAAGCGTTAAGGCAGCGTGGATTCTGACAGTGGTTTTCTCAGCCGTGAGTGTCGCGGTGAACATTATTGCTGGACCCAGCCTTGTAGTCGTGACAGCTGCCTACCTGGCAATAGGCTTGCTCTACAATTTCATGCGTAAACACTGGTGGAGCCAGTTCATGGTTTCAGCATCAACAACTGGTCCAATAGTCTACGGATACGTAGCCTCAGGCCTCCCGCGCGAAGCCCTCGGCTTCACAATACTCTTCACCCTAACAATCTTCATAGTCAACACTGGCAGAGAGGTGTTGAAGGCTGTTCAGGATGTTGAAGGGGATAAAGCCCTCGGGTACGAGACCATTCCTTTGAAAATAGGTGTTCCAGCATCCATTAAAATATTGAAAGCATGCAGCGTGACAGGACCGTTAACCGGGGTACTAGCAGGAGTGCTGGGCGGGGCAAGCATTCTCTACCTCGCCCTAATACTTGCAGCGGGTTATTTGTACTCCTCAAGCCTTCTCAAGACATGCATGAACCCTGGGGACAAGCAGGCGTTGGAGAAGTCCCGTAGAACCACTCTGAGGGCAATGCTTCTCGGGCTCGTAGCGTTCTGGGCTAGCAGGATAGGGTTTACAATATCTTTTTGA